The following DNA comes from Peribacillus sp. FSL E2-0218.
GAATTAGAGTTTTCGGGGATTTTGAAGCAATTGGCAAATCTGAATCAAAAATAATATTTAAAAATGTAAATATAGAGCCAGGAAGTGGAAGTTCTAGTGAACAGTTTCTAATTGATATTGAAAGTGCCGAAATTATTCAAGGGAGCTTATATAGACCTACAGGATATGGAGTCTATGGGAGTTTTGTATTAAAGGATTCAAAGTTAGTTGATTTAACGCAAGATTCCTTTTACCTTTGGTATCCAACTAGAGATGTTTATATTGAACGTAATGTATTTGTAAATAGTGGTGGAATAAGTGTGGGTACAAGTGATGGTGTTAAGGTAAATATCATAAACAATGTATTCTACAATTATACTAACTATGCGATTGAAAATTGGGCTAGTTATGATAATTCTGAAACTATTGTTTCTCATAATTCTTTTTTAATTCCTAAACTAAATGATTTAGGTGACCCAATAACAAGTAAGGATACTTTGGTTTTACCCGCTGGTTACACGAATGCTAAAATGATAGCAACTAATAATTATTGGGGAACAACAGATGAATCGTTTATTGATAATATGGTCTTTGATAAGAATGATGATCTAAGCTCATCTTCATATATAAACTTTAAACCGTATCTAAAAAACCCAGACCCTAACACACCTGAGTTTGAAAATACACCTCCTGAACACCCTATTGTAGATAGGATAACTAATAGAGATACCTTTATTCAGGGGGAAGGAGAAAAAAATGCCACCATTAATGTCTACACTGAATATAACTATTTTGTTGGGAATACAAAAATAGATTCTAATGGTAAGTTTAAAATGCCAATACAACCAATTAAAGAAGGTACTCAGTTAGTCATTATAGCAACTGATGAATGGTTTAATAAAAGTAACCCTTCCCTTGTTATTGTAGAGGATGTAATCTCCCCTAATATCCCTACGGTAAATGAGGTAACAGACAAATCAACTAGCATGACAGGATCAGCAGAAGCAGGTTCTTCTATCACAATCAAAGCAGGAACGACCGTTATAGGATCAGGGACTTCCAATACAGAAGGTGAATATAAGGTTACAATACCAAAACAAAAAGCAGGAACGAAGTTATTGGTAACTGCCACGGATGATGAAGGAAACAGTAGTGAAGTGAAGGAAGTTACAGTGAAAGATGTGACAGCTCCAGATTCACCCACGGTAAATGAAGTAACAGAAAATTCCACAAGTGTGACAGGAACAGCGGAAGCAGGTTCTACTATTACGGTCAAAGCGGGAACGACGGTAATAGGATCAACGACTGTTGATACTGAGGGCAAATATACGGTTTCAATACCAAAACAAAAATCAGGAACAATACTTTCTGTAACAGCTACAGATGGTGTAGGAAATACAAGTGAAGTGAAGGAAGTAACGGTAAAAGATGTGACAGCTCCACGTTCACCTGCAATAATTGAAGTAACGGAAAATTCCACAAGTGTTTCTGGAACAGCGGAAGCAGGTACTACCATTACGGTCAAAGCGGGAACGACGGTAATAGGGACAGTACCTGTTGATACTGAAGGCAAATATACGGTTACAATACCAAAACAAAAAGCAGGAACGAAATTAACAGTAACGGCAACAGATGTTGCAGGGAACATCAGTGAAGTAAAAGAAGTAACGGTGAAAGACGTAACAGCTCCATCAGTCCCAACAGTCAATACTGTATATGATGACGCTACTGTTATTAGTGGTAAAGTTGAAACAAATGCAAAAGTATATGCATTAGCGGGAAGCAAGAAAATCGGAGAAGCAACGGCAAAAAATGGAGCATATACGATTAAGATTGCAAAACAAAAAGCAGGATCAAACATTTCTGTTTATGCTACAGATACTTCAGGTAATAAGAGTGGAAGTAAAACAGTTAAAGTTATAGATAAAACTCCACCAAGCCCCCCAACAGCCAATACTGTATATGATAACGCTACTGTTATTAGTGGCAAAGCTGAAACAAATGCAAAAGTATATGCAATGGTGGGAAGCAAGAAAATCGGAGAAGCAACGGCAAAAAATGGAGCATATACGATTAAGATTGCTAAACAAAAAGCAGGAACAAGCATTTCTGTTTATGCAGTTGATTCGGTAGATAATAAGAGTGGAAGTAAAACAGTTAAGGTAATCGACAAAACTGCACCTTCTGTACCCTCAGTCAATAAAATTTTAAGTAACACAGTATCGGTAACGGGCAAAAGTGAAAAGGGAGCATCAATTTATATTTACAATGGAAGTAAGAAGCTTGGCCAAGGAATAGTGGATAGCCGAGGATATTATAAAGTGAAAATCAAGGCACAAAAGAAGGATTCAACCATAAAGATTTACGCTCAAGATAAATCAGGCAACCAGAGTGATGCCAAAAAAATGAAGGTAAGCTAGGCTTAACGATTATTTTCAAAAAGAAAGGGGGCAGCTTCCAAAAGTCTTTTTTGACTTTTAGAGGCTGCCCCCTTATTATTTTTTCAACCCTTATTTACTTAATAAGCTCGTTACAAAGAAGTATTGTGGTACTATTATTTGTATCTTTGAACAGAAATTTTAGCGTTTTCTTCTTTTACATGATTCTTGATATAAAGTTCCATATCGCTGATTTAACCTTTATTTCAGTAGATTTTAGGTCGAATATAATAAAAATTAGGCTTGATATACAAATCTGATTAATAAAGAAGATATCATTACGATAGAGCAAATACTTAGAACAATAAACGGAAATTTAGATTTATTGTTGTAATTTGCATAAGCCAATACAGAGGTGAAAAATAAAAATACTACTTGCATCCAAATAGGCTGTTCAAAAGGACCTGTTCGCAATAATATAGTTACAGCCAATGCAGAAAAAATTAGTATTATAGTAAAAGGATAAATCATCCTCCGCATCTTCTTTATCCCCCTTTGTTATTTTATGCACATGGTCTTGTGCCGTAATACCAACTTCCAGTTTTATTATAAGATTTATTGAATGTTTTTCCGAATAAAGTGAAGTTAATTCTTGGGTTTTGATATCTATATTGATACAAATTTTCACAACCGGTAAATTTCTTGGA
Coding sequences within:
- a CDS encoding Ig-like domain-containing protein → MYKYLTILVFTALFILGFRVEDIVKASEGTSVKGIIKENATWTKENSPYYLTGDIQIANGIKLNVEPGVIIKGNNNRIRVFGDFEAIGKSESKIIFKNVNIEPGSGSSSEQFLIDIESAEIIQGSLYRPTGYGVYGSFVLKDSKLVDLTQDSFYLWYPTRDVYIERNVFVNSGGISVGTSDGVKVNIINNVFYNYTNYAIENWASYDNSETIVSHNSFLIPKLNDLGDPITSKDTLVLPAGYTNAKMIATNNYWGTTDESFIDNMVFDKNDDLSSSSYINFKPYLKNPDPNTPEFENTPPEHPIVDRITNRDTFIQGEGEKNATINVYTEYNYFVGNTKIDSNGKFKMPIQPIKEGTQLVIIATDEWFNKSNPSLVIVEDVISPNIPTVNEVTDKSTSMTGSAEAGSSITIKAGTTVIGSGTSNTEGEYKVTIPKQKAGTKLLVTATDDEGNSSEVKEVTVKDVTAPDSPTVNEVTENSTSVTGTAEAGSTITVKAGTTVIGSTTVDTEGKYTVSIPKQKSGTILSVTATDGVGNTSEVKEVTVKDVTAPRSPAIIEVTENSTSVSGTAEAGTTITVKAGTTVIGTVPVDTEGKYTVTIPKQKAGTKLTVTATDVAGNISEVKEVTVKDVTAPSVPTVNTVYDDATVISGKVETNAKVYALAGSKKIGEATAKNGAYTIKIAKQKAGSNISVYATDTSGNKSGSKTVKVIDKTPPSPPTANTVYDNATVISGKAETNAKVYAMVGSKKIGEATAKNGAYTIKIAKQKAGTSISVYAVDSVDNKSGSKTVKVIDKTAPSVPSVNKILSNTVSVTGKSEKGASIYIYNGSKKLGQGIVDSRGYYKVKIKAQKKDSTIKIYAQDKSGNQSDAKKMKVS